From Denitrovibrio acetiphilus DSM 12809, the proteins below share one genomic window:
- a CDS encoding pyridoxal phosphate-dependent aminotransferase codes for MRYDLAKSGNGLTYEIRNIVTVAKLLEKHGVEICYENIGDPVAKGEIIPDWMKDTIGDIVKNHDLSFAYCSTKGVEEVRQYLADKNNARGGAQITKEDIIFFNGLGDAIARAYSSIRVDARIMLPEPTYSTHLLAEVLHASYPPNTYRMNPYNNWRPDLNELERKVRSSHSVVGILVINPDNPTGYVHTVEDLHRIVEIAKEYELMLVFDEIYHNMVYNGHKTPALADIIGDVPGISMKGISKEYPWPGARCGWMEVYNADKDEQFARFVNAILNQKMSEVCSTTLPQLSIPHIMEHDEYPVYLGERLKHYEKLSNIAYNILKDCPYVVVNRSNGAFYMSVVFNEAVLSDKQKLNIEINEVRNIVEDLTSGRIEMDKRFTYYLLGATGICVVPLTSFFTSTPGFRMTLLEKNVEKFENMVQTLKKKIVEYVESGKQNS; via the coding sequence ATGCGCTATGACTTAGCAAAAAGCGGAAACGGACTCACATACGAAATCCGCAACATTGTAACAGTAGCTAAGCTGCTGGAGAAACACGGTGTCGAGATATGTTACGAAAATATCGGCGACCCTGTGGCAAAAGGCGAGATCATTCCCGACTGGATGAAAGATACCATCGGGGACATAGTTAAGAATCATGACCTCTCTTTTGCATACTGCTCAACAAAAGGTGTCGAAGAAGTGCGCCAGTATCTGGCTGATAAAAATAACGCCAGAGGCGGGGCACAGATCACAAAAGAAGACATCATATTTTTTAACGGACTTGGCGACGCAATAGCGCGAGCGTATAGCTCAATCAGAGTGGATGCGAGGATAATGCTCCCCGAACCCACTTACTCTACACACCTTCTGGCGGAAGTGCTTCACGCATCCTACCCGCCTAATACATATAGAATGAATCCTTATAATAACTGGCGTCCGGATCTCAACGAGCTGGAGCGAAAAGTACGAAGCTCTCATTCTGTAGTCGGGATACTTGTTATCAACCCCGACAATCCGACGGGATATGTCCACACAGTCGAGGATTTACACCGTATTGTTGAGATAGCCAAAGAGTATGAGCTTATGCTTGTATTTGATGAAATTTATCACAATATGGTCTACAACGGTCACAAGACTCCTGCACTAGCTGACATCATCGGTGATGTACCCGGTATATCTATGAAAGGCATATCAAAAGAATACCCTTGGCCTGGCGCAAGATGCGGCTGGATGGAAGTTTATAACGCAGATAAAGACGAGCAGTTCGCCAGATTTGTAAACGCCATACTAAACCAGAAGATGTCTGAGGTGTGCTCCACAACTCTCCCTCAGCTATCTATACCGCACATAATGGAACATGACGAATACCCTGTTTATCTCGGAGAGAGACTGAAGCACTATGAGAAGCTCTCTAACATAGCCTACAACATACTTAAGGACTGCCCTTACGTAGTTGTTAACCGCTCTAACGGTGCTTTCTATATGTCTGTGGTATTCAATGAGGCCGTACTCTCTGACAAGCAAAAACTGAACATAGAAATTAACGAAGTAAGAAATATAGTTGAGGACCTCACATCCGGACGCATAGAGATGGATAAGCGGTTCACATACTATCTTTTGGGTGCAACAGGTATATGTGTTGTGCCGCTCACATCATTCTTTACTTCTACTCCCGGGTTCAGGATGACACTGCTTGAGAAAAATGTGGAGAAGTTTGAAAATATGGTTCAGACACTTAAAAAGAAAATCGTTGAGTATGTAGAATCCGGTAAACAAAACAGCTAA
- the der gene encoding ribosome biogenesis GTPase Der, whose protein sequence is MFTVGIIGRPNVGKSTLFNRLAGKRLAIVDDMPGVTRDRIEFTTEWEGEKFRIVDTAGFDLKEELVKKEMQQQFYSALDEADYFILMADGTEGVHPLDEIVIDLLRHKNKPFQLVVNKVDSDSKEDFIYDFYRMGVEHIIAISASHGRNVDMLLDEIIKFIPEGHDTTDPYEGRIKIVVTGRPNVGKSSMINKWLGEERLIVTPIPGTTRDAVDTFFELDGDKYVLIDTAGIRKKKSMFKDKIEKYGYYRWKDAVERADISVCLIDAEEGITERDVKVIADTWEAGRPVILVVNKWDLIEDKDDAAKAFLKDVDYKLQFLNNPSMIFTSTITGKNIYKIFKAAKDLYIEASKRIGTHKLQQIIEEAVYRHQPPVVKNKRIKFYYITQVSILPPEFVVFVNYPDSVHFSYQRFLVNLVREYHGFSGVPVRVHLRKRGETKGENMRDEVKNS, encoded by the coding sequence ATGTTTACAGTCGGAATTATCGGCAGACCAAACGTTGGTAAATCAACACTTTTTAACAGACTCGCCGGCAAACGCCTTGCGATAGTCGATGACATGCCTGGTGTTACACGTGACCGCATTGAGTTCACTACTGAATGGGAAGGCGAAAAATTCCGCATAGTGGACACTGCCGGTTTTGACCTGAAAGAAGAACTCGTAAAAAAAGAGATGCAGCAGCAGTTTTACTCTGCACTGGACGAAGCGGATTACTTTATACTCATGGCTGACGGAACGGAAGGCGTTCACCCGCTGGACGAAATAGTTATAGACCTGCTCCGTCATAAAAATAAACCATTCCAGCTCGTAGTGAACAAAGTCGACTCTGACAGCAAAGAGGACTTCATATATGACTTCTACCGCATGGGAGTCGAGCATATAATTGCAATAAGCGCCTCCCACGGACGTAACGTAGACATGCTTCTGGACGAAATAATAAAATTCATACCAGAGGGGCACGACACTACGGACCCGTATGAGGGACGCATAAAAATTGTCGTCACAGGACGCCCTAATGTAGGTAAATCCAGCATGATAAATAAATGGCTGGGAGAGGAACGTCTTATCGTTACTCCTATACCAGGCACAACCCGTGACGCTGTGGATACTTTCTTTGAGCTGGACGGCGACAAATATGTTCTCATTGATACTGCCGGCATACGCAAAAAGAAGTCGATGTTCAAAGACAAAATAGAAAAATACGGCTATTACCGCTGGAAGGATGCTGTTGAACGTGCAGATATTTCAGTATGCCTTATAGATGCTGAAGAGGGCATCACAGAGAGAGACGTAAAGGTCATAGCAGACACATGGGAAGCAGGCAGACCTGTTATCCTTGTGGTCAACAAATGGGATCTAATCGAAGATAAGGACGACGCTGCTAAGGCTTTCCTTAAAGATGTCGATTATAAGCTTCAGTTCCTGAATAATCCTTCGATGATTTTTACTTCCACCATCACAGGGAAAAATATCTATAAAATATTCAAAGCTGCAAAAGACCTTTACATAGAAGCATCAAAGCGTATCGGCACCCACAAGCTTCAGCAGATTATCGAAGAAGCCGTTTACAGACATCAGCCGCCTGTGGTTAAAAATAAGCGTATCAAATTCTACTACATAACTCAGGTGAGCATACTCCCCCCTGAATTTGTAGTTTTCGTAAACTATCCCGACTCTGTGCATTTTTCCTATCAGCGTTTTCTTGTGAACCTCGTAAGAGAGTATCACGGTTTCTCCGGAGTTCCGGTCAGAGTCCATCTGAGAAAACGTGGAGAGACGAAAGGGGAAAATATGCGCGATGAAGTAAAAAACAGTTAA
- the argH gene encoding argininosuccinate lyase: MSEKMWGGRFSLPTDKFVEEFNASVHFDNRFYKYDIKGSIAHAKMLAKQEIISTEDRDSIIKGLNQVLQEIETGKLEWKTEDEDIHMAVEKRLTELVGDAGKRLHTARSRNDQVAVDFRMYLKAEIIEIQALIAELLNTLMKKAEAEHEVMMPGFTHLQTAQPILFAHWAMAYFQMIKRDFSRFADCLERMDFCPLGAGALAGTTFNIDRHFTAAELGFKAPTENSLDSVSDRDFALEFLAACSICQMHLSRFSEELIIYSASEFSFIELSDDFCTGSSIMPQKKNPDMPELIRGKTGRVYGSLISLLTTMKGLPLAYNKDMQEDKEPVFDAVDTIKASLKIFSPMVEKMTLRKDKMEKSAGNGYSTATDLADYLVRKGVPFRQSHHIVGSAVAYAIEKGVDLSELSMDEFARFTDVITDDIYQYITVRASVNSRVAYGGTAESSVKEQIKSAKKFLNEIY, translated from the coding sequence ATGTCTGAAAAGATGTGGGGCGGAAGATTTTCACTGCCCACTGACAAGTTTGTTGAAGAATTCAATGCGTCTGTTCACTTTGATAACAGATTTTATAAATATGACATCAAAGGCAGCATAGCACACGCTAAAATGCTGGCAAAGCAGGAGATAATCTCTACGGAAGACCGTGACAGCATAATAAAAGGGCTGAATCAGGTTTTGCAGGAGATAGAAACCGGTAAGCTTGAGTGGAAAACAGAGGACGAGGACATCCACATGGCCGTTGAAAAACGCCTGACGGAGCTTGTCGGCGACGCAGGAAAACGTCTTCATACAGCGAGAAGCAGAAACGATCAGGTCGCTGTTGATTTCCGGATGTATCTCAAAGCTGAAATTATTGAAATTCAGGCACTCATCGCAGAACTTCTCAACACTCTGATGAAAAAAGCAGAAGCAGAACATGAAGTCATGATGCCGGGATTCACCCACCTTCAGACTGCGCAGCCTATACTCTTCGCACATTGGGCAATGGCTTACTTTCAGATGATCAAAAGAGATTTCTCAAGATTCGCAGACTGTCTGGAACGTATGGATTTCTGTCCTCTCGGGGCGGGAGCACTTGCGGGGACAACATTTAACATAGACAGGCACTTCACAGCAGCAGAGCTCGGATTCAAAGCTCCCACGGAAAACAGTCTCGACTCTGTTTCCGACAGGGATTTTGCGTTAGAGTTTCTGGCTGCGTGTTCGATATGCCAGATGCATCTTTCAAGGTTTTCAGAAGAGCTTATAATTTACTCTGCATCAGAGTTCAGCTTTATTGAGCTTTCTGACGACTTCTGCACTGGCTCATCAATCATGCCTCAGAAGAAAAACCCCGACATGCCGGAGCTGATCAGAGGCAAGACAGGACGTGTTTACGGCAGCCTTATCAGCCTGCTCACCACTATGAAGGGACTTCCGCTGGCATACAACAAAGATATGCAGGAAGACAAAGAGCCTGTTTTTGACGCCGTGGATACTATTAAGGCATCACTGAAGATTTTCTCTCCGATGGTTGAAAAGATGACGCTCAGAAAGGACAAAATGGAAAAATCAGCAGGAAACGGATATTCAACTGCTACAGACCTCGCTGACTACCTTGTACGCAAAGGAGTTCCTTTCCGCCAGTCTCACCATATAGTCGGTTCTGCCGTTGCATACGCCATTGAAAAAGGCGTTGACCTGAGCGAACTTTCTATGGATGAATTTGCAAGATTCACCGACGTTATCACCGATGACATCTATCAGTATATAACTGTCAGAGCCTCTGTTAACAGCAGGGTCGCTTACGGCGGTACTGCGGAATCCTCTGTAAAAGAACAGATCAAAAGCGCAAAGAAGTTTTTAAATGAAATATATTAG
- the dnaJ gene encoding molecular chaperone DnaJ translates to MSKDYYESLGVKRNATEAELKKAYRKLAMQYHPDRNPGDKAAEEKFREINEAYQVLSDGTKRAQYDQYGRVFDENGGFSSSGGGGNFGGETIFEEFFGDVFGDFFGTTGNTKRKRRPQKGQSIQYDMDITFMEAAFGVEKEIEIPKTENCKRCDGSGAEPGAMETCPTCNGSGTVQRRQGLFAISTPCSNCGGTGQVIKEVCTECKGAGTHRVKSKINLKIPAGIESGMTLRVTGKGNAGMNGGPSGDLYVEINVIEHDFFRRDGRDIFVELPISFVDAVLGKELEISTLEGKEKLEIKAGTQPGDRIVLKGKGLPDVQGYGIGNMNIDIKVLLPTKLTKEQKELLQKFDGATTDDNYSTHKTIWDKMKNFFS, encoded by the coding sequence ATGTCCAAAGATTATTACGAATCACTCGGCGTTAAAAGAAACGCCACAGAAGCAGAACTTAAAAAAGCATACCGCAAACTCGCAATGCAATACCACCCGGACAGAAATCCTGGGGACAAAGCCGCCGAAGAGAAATTTCGTGAAATAAACGAAGCTTATCAAGTACTTTCAGATGGTACAAAACGCGCACAATATGACCAGTACGGTCGTGTTTTTGACGAAAACGGCGGATTCAGCAGTAGCGGAGGCGGAGGCAACTTCGGCGGGGAAACCATTTTTGAAGAATTCTTCGGTGATGTCTTTGGCGACTTTTTCGGCACAACCGGCAACACTAAACGCAAACGCAGACCCCAGAAAGGTCAGAGCATCCAGTATGATATGGACATAACATTCATGGAGGCAGCATTCGGTGTCGAAAAAGAGATTGAGATTCCAAAAACAGAAAATTGTAAACGATGTGACGGTTCCGGTGCAGAACCAGGAGCAATGGAAACATGCCCGACATGTAACGGTTCCGGTACTGTTCAGCGCAGGCAGGGACTTTTTGCTATAAGCACACCTTGCTCAAACTGCGGGGGAACAGGGCAGGTAATCAAAGAAGTATGTACCGAGTGCAAAGGTGCAGGTACACATAGGGTAAAAAGTAAAATTAATCTCAAGATACCAGCAGGAATTGAAAGTGGCATGACACTGCGGGTGACCGGTAAAGGGAACGCAGGGATGAACGGAGGTCCTTCAGGGGATCTTTATGTCGAGATAAACGTTATAGAGCATGACTTCTTCCGCAGAGACGGACGAGACATATTTGTAGAGCTTCCAATATCCTTTGTGGATGCAGTGCTTGGAAAAGAGCTGGAGATATCCACGCTGGAAGGCAAAGAAAAACTCGAAATCAAAGCCGGAACACAACCGGGCGACAGAATCGTACTCAAAGGGAAAGGCCTGCCGGATGTTCAGGGCTACGGTATAGGGAATATGAACATAGACATAAAAGTTCTGTTACCTACTAAGCTTACTAAGGAGCAGAAGGAACTTTTACAGAAATTTGACGGTGCCACCACTGATGATAATTATTCAACTCACAAAACTATATGGGACAAAATGAAAAACTTCTTCAGCTAG
- the dnaK gene encoding molecular chaperone DnaK: MATKSQKVIGIDLGTTNSCVSVMEGGKPKVIANSEGTLTTPSVVAFTDTDKLVGQLAKRQAITNPENTIFSIKRLIGRKVDGPQVKKAKDILPYKIVPSDNQDAWVEVKGKKYAPQEISAMILQKLKSTAEDYLGETVTEAVITVPAYFNDAQRQATKDAGKIAGLNVQRIINEPTAAALAYGLDKKNDEKIAVYDLGGGTFDISILELGDGVFEVKSTNGDTFLGGDDFDMRVVEWLIGEFKKENGIDLKNDKMALQRLKEAAEKAKHELSSAGETEINLPFITADASGPKHLVVKLSRSKFESLVGDLVESSLEPCKKALKDAGVAASEIQEVILVGGMTRMPLVQKRVKEFFGKEPHKGINPDEVVAVGAAIQGAVLAGDVKDVLLLDVTPLSLGIETLGGVMTKVITRNTTIPARQSQVFTTAADNQTSVTISVLQGEREMSADNKSIGRFDLVGIPAAPRGIPQIEVTFDIDANGILHVSAKDQGTGKEQSIRITPTSGLSDEEIDQMVKDAEVNAEADKKKKELVEVKNQADTLIYSTDKSLTEHGDKVDEATKKSIEEALQELKDANTGEDPEVIKAAIDKLTQSAHKLAEEIYKTAQAENAANAEGGADAGADSGEEKPADDVVDAEFEEVKDEDKK; encoded by the coding sequence ATGGCTACTAAATCTCAAAAAGTTATAGGTATCGACCTTGGTACTACAAACTCCTGTGTAAGCGTTATGGAGGGTGGTAAACCAAAGGTTATCGCGAACTCTGAGGGAACACTTACCACTCCTTCAGTTGTTGCATTCACTGACACAGACAAACTTGTCGGTCAGCTTGCAAAACGTCAGGCTATCACAAACCCTGAAAATACCATCTTTTCCATCAAAAGACTGATCGGTAGAAAAGTTGACGGTCCTCAGGTTAAAAAAGCCAAAGACATCCTCCCCTACAAAATCGTTCCCTCAGACAATCAGGACGCATGGGTTGAGGTAAAAGGTAAAAAATACGCTCCGCAGGAGATATCAGCAATGATCCTTCAGAAGCTGAAATCCACTGCCGAGGACTATCTTGGTGAAACAGTTACTGAAGCTGTTATCACTGTTCCTGCTTACTTTAACGACGCACAGCGTCAGGCTACTAAAGATGCCGGTAAGATCGCCGGACTGAATGTTCAGCGTATCATAAACGAGCCTACAGCCGCTGCACTCGCATATGGTCTGGACAAAAAGAATGATGAGAAAATCGCTGTATACGACCTTGGGGGCGGTACATTCGATATATCCATCCTTGAGCTCGGCGACGGGGTATTTGAGGTTAAATCCACTAACGGTGACACATTCCTTGGTGGTGACGACTTTGATATGCGCGTTGTTGAATGGCTTATTGGCGAGTTCAAAAAAGAGAACGGCATTGATCTTAAAAATGACAAAATGGCTCTTCAGCGTCTTAAAGAAGCTGCTGAAAAAGCTAAACACGAGCTTTCAAGTGCGGGCGAAACAGAGATCAACCTTCCGTTCATCACAGCAGATGCATCCGGTCCTAAACACCTTGTGGTAAAACTTTCCAGAAGCAAATTTGAGTCACTTGTCGGCGACCTTGTGGAAAGTTCTCTTGAGCCTTGCAAAAAAGCACTGAAAGACGCAGGTGTAGCCGCAAGCGAGATTCAGGAAGTTATCCTTGTAGGTGGTATGACAAGAATGCCTCTCGTACAGAAACGTGTTAAAGAATTCTTCGGTAAAGAACCTCATAAAGGTATTAATCCTGATGAAGTGGTTGCTGTCGGTGCTGCTATTCAGGGTGCTGTTCTTGCCGGCGACGTGAAAGACGTACTCCTTCTGGACGTTACACCTCTTTCCCTCGGTATAGAAACACTCGGCGGTGTAATGACAAAAGTCATTACAAGAAACACAACTATCCCTGCACGTCAGTCTCAGGTGTTTACAACTGCTGCTGACAACCAGACATCTGTTACTATCAGTGTCCTTCAGGGTGAACGTGAAATGTCTGCTGACAACAAATCAATCGGACGTTTCGACCTTGTGGGTATCCCCGCTGCACCACGCGGTATTCCTCAGATCGAAGTTACTTTCGACATAGATGCAAACGGTATTCTCCATGTTTCCGCTAAAGATCAGGGAACAGGCAAAGAACAGTCCATCCGCATCACCCCTACAAGCGGTCTCTCTGATGAAGAGATTGATCAAATGGTAAAAGATGCAGAAGTGAACGCTGAGGCAGATAAGAAGAAAAAAGAGCTTGTGGAAGTTAAAAACCAAGCCGACACACTTATCTACTCAACAGATAAATCTCTGACAGAGCATGGTGACAAAGTTGACGAAGCAACTAAAAAATCTATCGAAGAAGCACTTCAGGAACTTAAAGATGCCAACACAGGCGAAGATCCGGAAGTTATCAAAGCAGCTATAGATAAGCTGACTCAGTCTGCTCACAAACTAGCAGAAGAGATATATAAAACTGCTCAGGCTGAAAATGCTGCAAACGCTGAAGGCGGAGCAGATGCCGGTGCTGACTCCGGCGAAGAAAAACCTGCTGACGACGTAGTCGATGCAGAATTCGAAGAAGTAAAGGACGAAGACAAAAAATAA
- the grpE gene encoding nucleotide exchange factor GrpE — translation MEEIKDEKGQNPEDENSESAETEEKDEITVLQEQNMRLLEQLNEAKENELRTIADLENVRKRLVKEFDDKLKFSNQNLIAGLFPVMDNFETSLDHINPDNPVESLKQGVELTLKQMREVLEKNGLEEIELNIGDEFNPLYHEALMVDNDDNYKNNAVLMILQKGYKLHGRVVRPSKVKVNKKS, via the coding sequence ATGGAAGAGATTAAGGACGAAAAGGGACAAAATCCCGAAGACGAAAACTCTGAATCTGCGGAAACGGAAGAGAAAGACGAGATAACTGTTCTTCAGGAACAGAACATGCGCCTTCTTGAGCAGCTTAATGAGGCGAAAGAGAATGAGCTTCGCACCATAGCAGATCTGGAGAATGTCCGTAAAAGACTGGTCAAGGAATTTGATGATAAACTCAAATTTTCCAACCAGAACCTTATTGCAGGGCTTTTCCCTGTTATGGACAACTTCGAGACCTCTCTGGATCATATCAACCCTGATAACCCAGTGGAATCACTGAAACAGGGGGTGGAGCTTACGCTTAAGCAGATGCGTGAAGTTCTGGAGAAGAACGGTCTGGAGGAGATAGAGCTGAACATCGGCGACGAGTTCAACCCGCTCTATCACGAAGCGCTTATGGTAGACAATGACGACAATTATAAAAACAACGCAGTGCTGATGATACTGCAAAAGGGTTACAAACTGCACGGCAGGGTTGTCCGCCCTTCAAAAGTTAAAGTGAATAAGAAAAGTTAA
- the hrcA gene encoding heat-inducible transcriptional repressor HrcA, whose amino-acid sequence MSFLNEREEIVLKTIIEEFVQSNEPVGSRFISKTGPLKLGPASIRNIMSDLEDKGFIMQPHTSSGRVPSDEGYRYYIDKLVTFDADKESIISSLRADCGADNINGVLKKISDSLGKLTSSVGFVISPKLNTMLLKHIEFVRLSSITVLAVIVARTGIVHNVMIEVPTTTTESDLVQVSNYLNAHFENKSLMEVKSEIVEEMKDDKRTMDHLFQNVSSMAEAVFAKSSGDSDIFMSSASGILDLPEFSDVSRLKGLLGTFEEKKFIFDILDKCQNEKGVNIFVGTEIGREEISELGLVTKTYSRGGNVVGMLGIIGPKRMRYSDVISVVDCSAEIVTDILGKFLESK is encoded by the coding sequence GTGAGTTTTCTTAACGAAAGAGAGGAAATCGTCCTTAAAACAATTATTGAGGAGTTTGTGCAGAGCAACGAGCCTGTCGGTTCACGTTTTATTTCCAAAACAGGACCGCTTAAGCTTGGACCTGCGTCCATACGAAACATTATGAGCGACCTTGAAGACAAGGGATTCATAATGCAGCCGCACACATCCTCCGGACGTGTCCCCTCTGACGAAGGATACAGATACTACATAGACAAGCTTGTAACATTTGATGCGGATAAAGAATCGATAATAAGCAGCCTGAGAGCAGACTGCGGCGCAGATAACATCAACGGTGTGCTTAAGAAGATCAGCGACAGCCTCGGCAAACTGACAAGCTCAGTAGGGTTTGTTATATCACCGAAACTGAACACTATGCTGCTGAAACACATAGAGTTTGTACGGCTGAGTTCAATAACCGTACTTGCTGTGATAGTTGCGCGTACAGGCATAGTGCATAACGTTATGATAGAGGTTCCGACGACAACCACAGAGTCAGACTTAGTACAGGTGAGCAACTACCTTAACGCTCACTTTGAAAACAAAAGCCTGATGGAAGTTAAGTCCGAAATAGTAGAAGAGATGAAAGACGATAAGCGGACGATGGATCATCTTTTTCAGAACGTATCATCCATGGCTGAAGCCGTATTTGCCAAAAGCAGCGGCGACTCGGATATTTTTATGAGCAGTGCATCCGGCATACTTGACTTACCGGAATTCAGCGATGTATCCAGACTTAAAGGGCTGCTCGGAACTTTTGAAGAGAAGAAATTTATCTTTGACATTCTGGACAAATGCCAGAACGAAAAAGGTGTAAATATATTTGTCGGAACAGAGATAGGAAGAGAGGAGATATCCGAACTGGGGCTTGTGACAAAAACATACTCCAGAGGGGGAAATGTTGTCGGGATGCTCGGCATCATTGGACCAAAAAGGATGAGATACTCTGACGTGATCTCTGTCGTGGACTGCTCTGCGGAGATAGTCACTGACATTCTAGGGAAATTTTTAGAGAGCAAGTGA
- a CDS encoding SIR2 family NAD-dependent protein deacylase codes for MGTVLRSPLRAVEALQNTVPNTNSCYNSSKKGYWMDNLITLLKDAQTCLFLTSAGMSADSGIPTFRDRDGYWRNFPIFKEKGLHPQELASPHSFRTQAHHSWAFYEWRRRNARENTPHIGYEIINDMLNNYFKNAFVHTTNTDGYHLISGLDESKVMEVHGSIWRIQCMNGNGCRFMYEQNDQVPLCELDYETMSASDMPLCPHCSSLLRPNVLMFGDWEYVEHLHQYNNYRQFLDEVHIPDLIFLVGSSSEIPTNDYIAKSLQSHGAKVITINPDPDSTRVCRPDIYIQQGAAKAFGVIRDALDQIR; via the coding sequence TTGGGCACAGTCTTAAGATCGCCTCTTCGGGCTGTTGAGGCTCTGCAAAATACTGTGCCCAACACCAATTCATGCTATAATTCCAGTAAAAAGGGATACTGGATGGACAACCTTATAACACTTCTTAAAGATGCACAAACATGCCTTTTCCTCACCAGTGCAGGCATGAGCGCTGATTCCGGCATACCAACCTTTCGCGACCGTGACGGCTATTGGCGCAACTTCCCCATTTTCAAAGAGAAGGGACTGCACCCGCAGGAACTTGCCTCCCCCCACTCTTTCCGCACTCAGGCACACCACAGCTGGGCATTTTACGAATGGCGTAGACGAAACGCACGCGAAAACACTCCGCACATAGGCTATGAGATAATAAATGACATGCTGAATAATTATTTTAAAAACGCCTTTGTGCATACAACCAACACAGACGGCTACCACCTTATATCCGGTCTGGACGAATCAAAAGTTATGGAAGTGCATGGCTCTATCTGGCGAATACAGTGCATGAACGGAAACGGATGCCGTTTTATGTATGAACAAAACGATCAGGTACCTTTATGCGAACTGGACTACGAAACAATGTCCGCATCAGACATGCCCCTCTGCCCGCACTGCTCCTCTCTCCTCCGTCCGAATGTTTTAATGTTCGGCGACTGGGAGTATGTTGAGCACCTGCACCAATACAATAATTACAGGCAGTTTTTAGACGAAGTACATATACCGGATCTTATATTCCTAGTAGGCTCAAGCAGCGAGATCCCCACCAATGACTACATAGCAAAATCTTTGCAGTCCCACGGAGCAAAAGTTATTACTATAAACCCCGACCCTGACTCTACCAGAGTTTGCAGACCTGATATATATATTCAGCAGGGGGCAGCAAAAGCCTTCGGCGTTATCCGTGATGCCCTTGATCAGATAAGATGA
- a CDS encoding DUF2917 domain-containing protein translates to MTQKNVEQLKRFQTMSIESHEFASISCTEGKLWITAGHGFGDIVLQKGQDISLITKDKIVLEALEDAAVSFAFTLRKDIPGEMAH, encoded by the coding sequence GTGACACAGAAAAACGTGGAGCAGCTTAAAAGATTTCAGACAATGTCCATCGAAAGCCATGAGTTTGCAAGTATATCATGTACTGAGGGCAAGCTATGGATCACAGCAGGTCACGGTTTTGGTGATATTGTCCTGCAGAAAGGGCAAGACATCAGCCTGATAACAAAAGATAAAATTGTACTTGAAGCTTTGGAAGATGCCGCTGTCAGTTTTGCTTTTACTCTCAGAAAAGATATTCCGGGCGAAATGGCACATTAG